From Populus trichocarpa isolate Nisqually-1 chromosome 19, P.trichocarpa_v4.1, whole genome shotgun sequence, a single genomic window includes:
- the LOC7455277 gene encoding beta-amyrin 28-monooxygenase: MVLTFLHLAILGLSLVFIIFFHRRKLSGFRLPPGNTGWPIIGETLEFAMNHRRGCPEKFVIDRMCKFSPEVFKTSLFGEKIVVFCGASGNKFLFTSHNKYVTSWWPPSMAKVWFFPENQENTVEVCNKMRSVLPEFLKPDALQDYIPVMDSMAKEQLETDWSPHKQVQVFSLSKKYTFASACKVFMNLIDPEQLTRLSNPFTHIVAGLISIPIKIPGTAFSRGVEGGKIAREELLAIIRQRKRELLENKELKSIDLLTRLLLASYENGETNDEKQIANKIIGLLVASHDTMSTALTCILNYLAEYPQVYEDVLQEQMEIAKSKNPGELLNWDDVKKMKYSWCVACEAMRLSPPVPGTFREAITDFTYAGFTIPKGWKAFWTTYSTNRNPKYFPDPEKFDPSRFEGRGPAPYSFVPFGGGPRMCPGKEYARLATLVFMHNVVTKFKWRKVNPDEKIIYNPTPTPENGLLIHLEIINS, encoded by the exons ATGGTTTTAACTTTCCTTCACCTTGCCATTCTCGGTCTTTCccttgtttttatcattttctttcatagGAGAAAACTTTCAGGATTTAGGCTTCCACCCGGCAACACGGGATGGCCCATCATAGGAGAAACTTTGGAGTTTGCAATGAATCACCGACGGGGGTGCCCTGAGAAGTTTGTCATCGATAGGATGTGCAAATTCTCCCCTGAGGTGTTCAAAACCTCTTTGTTTGGGGAGAAAATTGTTGTATTTTGTGGTGCCTCAGGGAACAAGTTTTTGTTCACCAGCCACAACAAGTATGTTACTTCATGGTGGCCGCCCTCAATGGCTAAAGTTTGGTTCTTCCCTGAGAATCAAGAAAACACTGTAGAAGTCTGCAATAAAATGCGAAGTGTCCTGCCTGAGTTTCTCAAGCCAGATGCTCTGCAAGATTACATCCCTGTCATGGACTCCATGGCCAAGGAACAATTGGAGACGGATTGGTCTCCACATAAGCAAGTGCAGGTGTTTTCACTATCAAAGAAGTACACCTTTGCTTCAGCTTGCAAAGTGTTTATGAACTTGATAGATCCTGAGCAGCTAACAAGATTGTCAAATCCTTTCACGCACATTGTAGCTGGCCTAATATCAATTCCTATTAAAATTCCTGGTACGGCTTTCAGTCGTGGTGTCGAAGGAGGCAAAATCGCTCGGGAGGAGCTTCTAGCAATCATCAGGCAGAGGAAAAGAGAGCTTTTGGAGAACAAAGAGCTGAAAAGTATTGATTTGTTAACTCGCCTGCTCCTGGCATCATATGAGAATGGCgaaacaaatgatgaaaaacaGATTGCTAACAAGATAATCGGTTTGCTTGTCGCCAGCCATGATACAATGAGCACTgcactcacatgcattctgaaCTATCTTGCTGAGTATCCCCAAGTCTACGAGGATGTCCTCCAAG AACAAATGGAGATTGCCAAATCCAAAAATCCAGGAGAGTTATTGAACTGGGATGATGTTAAGAAGATGAAGTATTCTTGGTGTGTGGCTTGTGAAGCAATGCGGCTCTCTCCTCCCGTTCCAGGAACATTTAGAGAGGCAATCACAGACTTCACGTACGCAGGTTTTACAATTCCTAAAGGATGGAAG GCTTTTTGGACAACATATTCCACGAACAGAAATCCTAAGTATTTTCCAGATCCAGAAAAATTTGATCCTTCAAGATTTGAGGGGAGGGGGCCGGCACCTTACAGCTTTGTTCCTTTCGGTGGAGGACCTCGAATGTGTCCCGGAAAAGAGTATGCTCGGCTAGCAACACTGGTTTTCATGCATAATGTGGTGACTAAGTTCAAATGGAGGAAAGTAAATCCTGATGAAAAGATCATTTACAATCCAACACCTACTCCAGAAAATGGCTTGTTGATTCATCTGGAGATTATTAACAGTTAA
- the LOC7455278 gene encoding DNA mismatch repair protein MLH1: protein MEAGEHSPPTSPETDLMEIKTEKTPYSPSEPPKIHRLDESVVNRIAAGEVIQRPVSAIKELVENSLDAHSTSINVVVKDGGLKLIQVSDDGHGIRREDLPILCERHTTSKLTNYEDLQSIKSMGFRGEALASMTYVGHVTVTTITPGKLHGYRVSYRDGVMEDEPKPCAAVKGTQIMVENLFYNMIARRKTFQNSSDDYSKIVDLLSRFAIHHINVSFSCRKHGASRADVHSVTTSSRLDSIRSVYGVSVALNLMKIEVPDSDPSSSVFNMDGLISNSNYVAKKTTMVLFINDRLVECTALKRAIEIVYAATLPKASKPFIYMSIVLPPEHVDVNVHPTKREVSLLNQEFIINTIQSAVESKLRNSNEARTFQEQTLDSSPSVTLSAKKDSNVNPSPSPYGSKSQKVPVNKMVRTDASDPAGRLHAYLQARPVDNLEGNSSLAAVRSSVRQRRNPKESADISSVQELVNDIDGNCHSGLLDIVRNCTYIGMADDVFALLQYKTQLYLANVVNLSKELMYQQVLRRFAHFNVIQLSDPAPLRLLIMLALKEEDLDLESNENEDLREKIAEMNTELLKDKAELLEEYFCIYIDSHGNLSRLPVILDQYTPDMDRIPEFVLSLGNDVDWEDEKNCFQTIAAAVGNFYAIHPPLLPSPSGDGLQFYRRRKPEKNPDDKEKATDIDVEMEDELEHELLSEAETAWAQREWSIQHVLFPSMRLFLKPPTSMATNGTFVQVASLEKLYKIFERC from the exons CAACCGAATCGCCGCCGGAGAAGTAATTCAACGCCCTGTTTCAGCCATCAAAGAACTAGTAGAAAACAGCCTCGACGCGCACTCTACCTCTATAAACGTCGTTGTTAAAGACGGTGGCCTTAAACTCATTCAAGTCTCCGATGACGGCCACGGCATTCGc CGTGAGGATTTGCCTATATTATGCGAGAGGCATACGACGTCGAAGCTGACTAATTACGAGGATTTACAGTCGATTAAGTCAATGGGGTTCAGAGGAGAGGCATTGGCCAGCATGACTTATGTAGGTCATGTGACTGTCACTACTATTACTCCAGGAAAATTGCATGGTTACAG ggtttCATATAGAGATGGGGTAATGGAGGATGAGCCTAAGCCTTGTGCTGCAGTTAAAGGGACGCAGATAATG GTAGAAAACTTGTTCTATAACATGATTGCTAGGAGAAAGACATTCCAGAATTCTTCAGATGATTATTCCAAAATAGTGGACTTGCTAAGCCGATTTGCGATTCATCATATTAACGTGAGCTTTTCTTGCAGAAAG CATGGAGCATCCAGAGCAGATGTCCACTCAGTGACCACATCATCAAGGCTTGATTCCATCAGATCTGTTTATGGAGTTTCTGTTGCTCTCAATCTAATGAAAATAGAAGTTCCAGACAGTGATCCTTCAAGTTCAGTTTTTAATATGGATGGACTCATTTCCAATTCAAATTATGTGGCGAAGAAAACAACAATGGTtctttttatcaatg ATAGACTAGTGGAATGCACTGCTTTAAAGAGAGCTATCGAAATTGTTTATGCTGCTACCTTACCAAAAGCTTCAAAACCTTTCATATACATGTCAATAGTATTGCCACCTGAGCATGTTGATGTGAATGTGCATCCAACAAAGAGAGAG GTAAGCCTTCTGAACCAAGAATTCATTATTAACACGATACAATCTGCTGTTGAATCAAAATTGAGGAACTCAAACGAGGCTAGGACATTTCAAGAACAG ACGTTGGATTCCTCTCCAAGTgttactttaagtgcaaaaaaGGATTCAAATGTTAACCCCTCACCCTCGCCTTATG GGTCAAAATCGCAAAAAGTTCCAGTGAATAAAATGGTAAGAACTGATGCATCGGATCCTGCTGGAAGGCTGCATGCCTATTTGCAAGCCAGGCCTGTTGATAATCTTGAAGGGAATTCTAGCTTGGCAGCTGTGAG GTCTTCAGTTAGACAAAGAAGAAACCCTAAGGAAAGTGCAGATATTTCTTCTGTTCAGGAGCttgttaatgatattgatggaAACTGTCATTCAG GTCTGCTGGATATTGTCAGAAACTGCACATATATTGGAATGGCAGATGATGTTTTTGCATTGCTTCAGTATAAAACGCAGCTGTATCTTGCAAATGTAGTGAACTTAAG CAAAGAGCTCATGTATCAGCAAGTTCTACGACGATTTGCTCATTTCAATGTCATACAACTGAGTGATCCAGCCCCTCTTAGATTGCTCATTATGTTGGCATTGAAGGAAGAAGACTTGGATCTAGAATCCAACGAAAATGAAGACCTGAGAGAGAAGATTGCAGAA ATGAACACTGAACTGCTAAAGGATAAGGCAGAACTTCTAGAGGAGTATTTCTGCATATACATTGACTCACATGGGAATTTGTCTCGGCTTCCTGTCATACTTGACCAATATACACCTGACATGGATCGGATCCCTGAATTTGTACTTAGTTTGGGAAATGAT GTTGATTGGGAGGATGAAAAGAATTGCTTTCAAACAATTGCGGCTGCTGTTGGGAACTTCTATGCCATCCATCCTCCTCTATTGCCCAGTCCCTCAGGTGATGGTTTACAATTTTACAGAAGAAGGAAACCTGAAAAGAATCCCGATGATAAAGAAAAAGCAACTGACATAG ATGTTGAAATGGAGGATGAACTTGAGCATGAATTGCTGTCTGAGGCAGAGACTGCATGGGCCCAGCGTGAATGGTCAATACAGCATGTATTATTTCCTTCCATGAGACTCTTTTTAAAGCCACCAACTTCAATGGCTACAAATGGGACATTTGTTCAG GTAGCTTCATTGGAGAAGCTTTACAAGATATTTGAGAGATGCTAA